The Chitinophagales bacterium genome includes a region encoding these proteins:
- the dnaK gene encoding molecular chaperone DnaK, giving the protein MGKIIGIDLGTTNSCVAVMEGNEPVVITTEEGRRTLPSIVGFLENGERKVGEPAKRQAITNPKNTVSSIKRFMGKKFSEISNEKKYVSYDIEKGDNDTVRVKIMDRLYTPQEISAIILQKCKKMAEDYLGQDINEAVITVPAYFNDAERQATKEAGTIAGLDVKRIINEPTAAALAYGLDKGGKDMKIAVYDLGGGTFDISILELGDGVFEVKSTNGDVHLGGDDFDQAIIDWLAEEFEKEERMDLRKDPMALQRLKEAAEKAKIELSSSSETEINLPYITAADGVPKHLVRKLTRAKFEQLVDSLVERTLEPCRKAMKDAGMSNADIDEVILVGGSTRIPKIQEVVEKFFGKKPSKGVNPDEVVAVGAAIQGGVLTGDVKDVLLLDVTPLSLGIETYGGVFTKLIEANTTIPTKKSEVFSTASDNQPSVELNVLQGERPMAKDNKSIGRFHLDGIPPAPRGVPQVEVTFDIDANGILHVTAKDKGTGKEQAIRITASSGLSQDEIEKMKAEAKANEEADKLTREKVDKLNAADNLVFQTEKQLTEFGDKIPAEKKAAIEQAKDRLKEAHKNEDITAIDSITKELNDAWAAASQDMYNSTQGQEQQAQQEQTANNNGADDVQDAEFEEVKD; this is encoded by the coding sequence ATGGGAAAAATAATAGGTATAGATTTAGGAACAACGAACTCGTGCGTTGCTGTAATGGAAGGTAACGAACCAGTAGTTATTACAACAGAAGAAGGTAGAAGAACGCTTCCTTCTATAGTTGGATTTTTAGAAAATGGAGAAAGAAAAGTTGGTGAGCCAGCAAAAAGACAAGCTATCACCAATCCAAAAAATACCGTATCGTCTATTAAACGATTTATGGGTAAAAAATTTAGTGAAATATCTAACGAGAAAAAATATGTATCGTATGATATTGAAAAAGGCGACAACGATACAGTAAGAGTAAAAATAATGGATCGTTTATATACGCCACAAGAAATTTCGGCTATCATTTTACAGAAATGTAAAAAAATGGCAGAAGATTATTTAGGTCAAGATATTAATGAAGCAGTAATTACTGTTCCTGCATATTTTAACGATGCAGAAAGACAAGCAACTAAAGAAGCTGGTACTATTGCTGGTTTAGATGTAAAAAGAATCATCAATGAGCCAACTGCTGCTGCTTTAGCTTATGGTTTAGACAAAGGTGGAAAAGATATGAAAATTGCAGTGTACGATTTAGGTGGTGGTACATTTGATATTTCTATCTTAGAATTAGGTGATGGCGTATTTGAAGTAAAATCTACTAATGGTGATGTACACTTAGGTGGTGATGACTTTGATCAAGCTATTATTGATTGGTTGGCTGAAGAATTTGAGAAAGAAGAAAGAATGGATCTAAGAAAAGATCCAATGGCATTACAAAGATTAAAAGAAGCTGCAGAGAAAGCTAAAATTGAATTGTCGTCTTCTTCTGAAACTGAAATTAACTTACCATATATTACTGCTGCTGATGGTGTACCTAAGCACTTAGTAAGAAAATTAACTAGAGCTAAATTTGAGCAATTAGTAGATTCGTTAGTAGAAAGAACGCTTGAGCCATGTAGAAAAGCAATGAAAGATGCTGGCATGAGCAATGCTGATATTGACGAAGTAATTTTAGTAGGTGGTTCTACTAGAATACCAAAAATACAAGAAGTAGTAGAAAAATTCTTTGGCAAAAAACCTTCCAAAGGTGTAAATCCAGATGAGGTTGTTGCTGTTGGTGCTGCAATTCAAGGTGGTGTATTAACTGGCGATGTGAAAGATGTATTGTTGTTAGATGTTACACCTTTATCATTAGGAATTGAAACTTATGGTGGTGTATTTACCAAACTGATTGAAGCCAATACGACTATTCCTACAAAAAAATCTGAAGTATTTAGTACTGCATCAGATAACCAACCTTCTGTAGAATTGAATGTACTACAAGGTGAAAGACCAATGGCTAAAGACAATAAAAGCATAGGCAGATTTCACTTAGATGGCATTCCACCAGCTCCAAGAGGTGTACCACAAGTAGAAGTTACTTTTGATATAGATGCCAATGGTATCTTACATGTAACTGCTAAAGACAAAGGTACTGGTAAAGAACAAGCGATTAGAATAACTGCCTCTTCTGGTTTAAGTCAAGATGAGATTGAAAAAATGAAAGCAGAAGCTAAAGCGAATGAAGAAGCTGATAAATTAACTAGAGAAAAAGTTGATAAATTAAATGCTGCTGACAATTTAGTTTTCCAAACTGAAAAACAATTAACAGAATTTGGCGATAAAATTCCTGCTGAGAAAAAAGCAGCTATTGAACAAGCTAAAGATAGATTGAAAGAAGCACATAAAAATGAAGATATCACTGCCATTGATTCAATTACAAAAGAATTGAACGATGCTTGGGCTGCTGCTTCACAAGATATGTACAATTCAACTCAAGGACAAGAGCAACAAGCTCAACAAGAACAAACTGCTAATAACAATGGTGCAGATGATGTTCAAGATGCAGAGTTTGAAGAAGTAAAAGACTAA
- a CDS encoding ribose-phosphate pyrophosphokinase: MVIIPDVKLISGRKTHYLAEKIADLYGQDLTPMDVLEFSDGEFEPVIQESVRGSYVFCIQSTFAPSDNLMELLLLLDAAKRASAGYKIAVIPYFGLARQDRKDKPRVAIGAKLVANLLTAAGADRIMTMDLHAPQIQGFFDIPVDHLEARTIFINYLESLNLDDLIFASPDVGSTKRARRYAQYFNTEMVICDKYRSKHNEVASMRLIGDVTDKNVVIVDDLIDTGGTLATAANLIMENGAKSVRALITHPVLSGNAYERIEQSALTELVVCDTIPLKQNIDKIKVLSVAKLFAHAIRNAHEYKSINSLFIPKNKN; encoded by the coding sequence ATTGTGATAATTCCAGATGTAAAATTGATTAGTGGTAGAAAAACACACTACTTGGCAGAAAAAATCGCTGATTTATATGGTCAGGATTTAACGCCTATGGATGTCTTGGAGTTTAGCGATGGCGAATTTGAACCAGTTATTCAAGAGTCGGTAAGAGGTTCTTATGTGTTTTGCATACAATCTACTTTCGCTCCATCTGATAATCTAATGGAGTTATTACTATTATTAGATGCAGCTAAAAGAGCATCTGCTGGTTATAAAATTGCAGTAATTCCTTACTTTGGTTTGGCTCGTCAAGACAGAAAAGATAAACCAAGAGTAGCTATTGGTGCTAAGTTAGTCGCTAATTTGTTAACGGCTGCTGGTGCAGACAGAATTATGACGATGGATTTACATGCACCACAAATTCAAGGATTTTTTGACATTCCTGTAGATCATCTCGAAGCAAGAACTATTTTTATTAATTACTTAGAATCTTTAAATCTAGATGATTTAATTTTTGCTTCGCCAGATGTAGGAAGTACTAAAAGAGCAAGAAGATATGCTCAATATTTTAATACAGAAATGGTCATTTGCGATAAATATCGTTCTAAACATAACGAAGTAGCATCTATGCGTTTAATTGGCGATGTTACCGATAAAAATGTAGTGATTGTAGATGATTTAATCGACACAGGTGGTACTTTAGCAACTGCGGCCAATCTAATTATGGAAAACGGAGCAAAAAGTGTGCGTGCTTTAATTACACATCCAGTGCTTTCTGGAAATGCTTATGAAAGAATTGAACAATCTGCATTAACAGAATTAGTCGTTTGCGATACCATTCCATTAAAACAAAACATAGACAAAATAAAAGTACTCTCTGTAGCAAAACTGTTTGCACATGCCATCAGAAATGCACACGAGTATAAATCAATAAATTCATTATTCATTCCAAAAAACAAAAATTAA
- a CDS encoding 50S ribosomal protein L25/general stress protein Ctc encodes METLTISGQARADVGKKATKADRKNGNIPCVMYAGNEVVHFTTTMKDLRGLIYTPNFYKVAVTLDGTTHEAILKDVQVHPVTEDVLHVDFQKLIAGSKVFADIPVKLVGNAEGVKLGGKLLTKVRKLRVRSTPENLIDAIPVDVSSLNLGQSIKVKHIPEQKFQILNSPNIPIASVEIPRALRSKATADAAAKK; translated from the coding sequence ATGGAGACTTTAACCATTAGCGGACAAGCTAGAGCGGATGTTGGTAAAAAAGCAACAAAAGCCGACAGAAAAAACGGCAACATTCCTTGTGTAATGTATGCTGGAAACGAGGTGGTACACTTTACAACTACTATGAAAGATTTGCGTGGATTAATCTACACGCCAAACTTTTATAAAGTAGCAGTAACATTAGATGGTACAACTCACGAGGCAATTTTAAAAGATGTTCAAGTACATCCAGTAACTGAAGATGTATTGCATGTCGATTTTCAAAAACTAATTGCTGGTAGCAAAGTATTTGCAGATATTCCAGTAAAATTAGTAGGTAATGCAGAAGGTGTTAAATTAGGTGGTAAATTATTAACTAAAGTAAGAAAATTGAGAGTTAGATCTACACCAGAAAATTTAATCGATGCCATTCCAGTTGATGTATCAAGCTTAAATCTTGGTCAATCAATTAAAGTAAAACATATTCCTGAGCAAAAATTCCAAATTTTAAACTCACCGAATATTCCTATTGCATCTGTAGAAATTCCAAGAGCATTGCGTAGTAAAGCAACTGCAGACGCAGCAGCTAAAAAATAA
- a CDS encoding transposase encodes MFSLLKNGKKKRCWSCSSLDVICWGKQQNKQRFKCKNCGILFTRNRPEQKIKNRFIWFKKWIIERQTYNTLCRDSGYSKDTLQRTFYKILERSPTVKIIKREQVNLRVDGTYFAQFCLIAYQDNLDGYTQLIRFSDGEHFEEIKEDLSNLIHLGIKLESITSDGAKSILKAIKHTDSNIVIQRCLVHIQRMCLLWLTKYPKHIAGQELRKHILLLLKIETQNDKIWWTRELKLWYERHKDYLNEKTINLETRRYWYTHKLLRRSYFSIKRALPNMFHYLENPKIPRTTNGIEGYFSHLKNHLDLHRGLTLKNRINFIKWYVYLSNEK; translated from the coding sequence ATATTTTCTTTGTTAAAAAATGGCAAAAAAAAGCGATGTTGGAGCTGTAGTAGTTTAGATGTAATATGCTGGGGCAAACAACAAAACAAGCAAAGATTTAAGTGTAAAAACTGTGGCATATTATTCACAAGGAATAGACCAGAACAAAAAATAAAGAACCGATTCATATGGTTCAAGAAATGGATAATAGAAAGACAAACCTACAACACATTATGTAGAGATAGTGGTTATTCAAAAGACACCTTACAAAGAACCTTTTATAAAATTTTAGAGCGTTCGCCCACGGTTAAAATCATAAAAAGAGAACAAGTTAATCTTAGAGTGGACGGTACTTATTTTGCACAGTTCTGTTTAATAGCTTATCAAGATAATCTTGATGGCTATACACAACTTATCCGTTTTTCAGATGGAGAGCATTTTGAAGAGATTAAGGAAGATTTAAGTAATTTAATACACTTAGGCATTAAATTAGAAAGTATTACCTCAGATGGTGCTAAAAGTATATTAAAAGCAATTAAACATACTGACAGTAATATAGTTATACAAAGATGCTTGGTACATATTCAACGAATGTGCTTACTATGGCTTACTAAATACCCTAAACACATAGCAGGACAAGAACTTAGAAAACATATTTTGCTATTACTCAAAATAGAAACACAGAATGATAAAATATGGTGGACAAGAGAGTTAAAGCTATGGTATGAAAGACACAAAGACTATCTTAATGAAAAGACTATTAACTTAGAAACTAGAAGGTATTGGTATACTCATAAACTACTAAGAAGATCCTACTTCTCAATAAAAAGAGCATTGCCTAATATGTTTCACTATTTAGAAAATCCAAAAATACCAAGAACAACAAATGGAATTGAAGGTTATTTTAGCCATCTAAAAAATCATCTTGATTTGCACAGAGGTTTGACTTTAAAAAATAGAATAAATTTCATCAAATGGTATGTGTATTTATCTAATGAAAAATAG
- the raiA gene encoding ribosome-associated translation inhibitor RaiA: MKLQIQSVHFDADQKLKDFINKKLSKLDLYYDKVIGSDVILTFEGLNTQVRDKVVTIKTQIPGTVLIAKEKSKKFEESIDLAVESLRRQIEKIKTKAKK, encoded by the coding sequence ATGAAATTACAAATTCAATCAGTGCACTTCGATGCAGATCAAAAATTAAAAGACTTTATCAACAAAAAACTAAGCAAATTAGATTTGTATTATGATAAAGTAATTGGCTCAGATGTTATTCTTACATTTGAAGGACTAAATACTCAAGTAAGAGACAAAGTAGTAACCATTAAAACGCAAATTCCTGGAACCGTTTTAATAGCTAAAGAAAAATCTAAAAAATTTGAAGAATCTATAGATTTAGCAGTAGAATCATTACGCAGACAAATAGAAAAAATTAAAACCAAAGCAAAAAAGTAA
- a CDS encoding tyrosine-type recombinase/integrase, whose product MIDNFLVYIQKEKRYSLKTVQAYKVDLQQFSEFLNAEFQLADINQAKHNQIRAWIISLINQEQKPTSLKRKVSALKSYYKFALKKSWIKTNPALKITTPKVAERLPKYIEEKNINHLLDGELDDTIKTNVTDDEFLLLRNKLIVDVFYATGIRREELINLSWNDILQSNITYQLKITGKGNKQRLIPISNTLYQELLAYQQAQTNYYNSTANYIFLTDKGSQMYPNFVYRLIKKYLSMCSTAEKKSPHVLRHSFATHMSNHGAKLNDIKELMGHASLASTQVYTHNTIEQLKEIYKIAHPKA is encoded by the coding sequence ATGATAGATAACTTTTTAGTTTATATACAAAAAGAGAAACGGTATTCTCTAAAAACAGTCCAAGCGTATAAAGTTGATTTACAACAATTTTCTGAATTCTTAAACGCAGAATTTCAATTAGCAGACATTAATCAAGCCAAACACAATCAAATTCGTGCTTGGATAATTTCCTTAATCAATCAAGAACAAAAACCTACTAGCTTAAAACGCAAAGTTTCGGCATTAAAAAGCTACTATAAATTTGCACTAAAAAAGTCGTGGATTAAAACCAATCCTGCACTAAAAATTACAACACCAAAAGTTGCAGAACGACTACCAAAATACATTGAAGAAAAAAATATTAATCATTTATTAGATGGTGAATTAGATGATACTATCAAAACAAATGTAACAGATGATGAATTTTTATTGCTACGAAATAAATTAATTGTAGATGTATTTTATGCAACAGGAATTCGTAGAGAAGAACTTATTAATTTATCTTGGAATGATATATTACAATCTAATATAACTTATCAATTAAAAATAACAGGTAAAGGCAATAAACAACGACTAATACCAATTAGCAATACTCTTTATCAAGAGTTATTAGCGTATCAACAAGCACAAACCAACTACTATAATTCTACAGCGAATTATATTTTTTTAACAGACAAGGGAAGTCAAATGTATCCTAACTTCGTTTATAGGTTAATAAAAAAGTATTTATCGATGTGTAGTACAGCAGAAAAGAAAAGTCCTCATGTGTTGCGTCATTCCTTTGCAACACACATGAGCAATCATGGTGCTAAACTAAACGACATTAAAGAATTAATGGGACATGCAAGTTTGGCTTCAACGCAAGTGTATACACACAATACAATAGAACAATTAAAGGAAATTTATAAAATTGCTCACCCTAAAGCGTAA
- the rpsU gene encoding 30S ribosomal protein S21, which yields MLIIDAREQDSIDRALKVYKKKYEKSGVLKQLRERQAFTLPSVQKRAEKLKAIHREKVKLQED from the coding sequence ATGTTGATTATAGACGCAAGAGAGCAAGATTCAATCGATAGAGCACTTAAAGTGTACAAAAAAAAGTATGAGAAGTCTGGTGTACTTAAGCAATTAAGAGAAAGACAAGCATTTACTTTACCTTCTGTTCAAAAAAGAGCTGAAAAATTAAAAGCTATTCACAGAGAAAAAGTAAAATTACAAGAAGATTAA
- a CDS encoding methionine adenosyltransferase: MPYLFTSESVSEGHPDKVADQISDALIDNFLAYDPTSKVACETLVTTGQVILAGEVKSNAYLDVQDIARKVIDKIGYNKSEYMFDAHSCGVLSAIHEQSPDINQGVERKKPEEQGAGDQGMMFGYACSETDNLMPLPLELSHLLLEELAAIRREGKVMKYLRPDSKSQVTIEYDDNNQPIRIDAIVISTQHDDFAAEAKMLKQIKEDVIKILIPRVLKKLPKRIQNLFDDKIIYHINPTGKFVIGGPHGDTGLTGRKIIVDTYGGKGAHGGGAFSGKDPSKVDRSAAYATRHIAKHLVAAGIADEALVQVAYAIGVAQPVGLYVNTFGTSKVNMTDGEIAKKIATLKEFDMRPYFIEQRFNLRTPIYSETAAYGHMGRKSKKVTKVFNKGKANELKVEVKLFPWEELNAVDVVKKAFKLK; encoded by the coding sequence ATGCCATACTTATTTACATCAGAGTCTGTTTCAGAAGGACATCCAGATAAAGTTGCCGACCAAATTTCAGATGCTTTAATTGATAATTTTTTAGCTTACGATCCAACTTCAAAAGTAGCTTGCGAAACTTTAGTAACTACAGGTCAAGTTATTTTAGCTGGCGAAGTAAAATCAAATGCATATTTAGATGTACAAGATATTGCTAGAAAAGTAATTGATAAAATAGGATATAATAAATCAGAATATATGTTTGATGCACATTCTTGTGGTGTGTTGTCAGCTATTCACGAACAATCTCCAGATATTAATCAAGGCGTAGAAAGAAAGAAACCAGAAGAACAAGGTGCTGGCGATCAAGGTATGATGTTTGGTTATGCTTGTAGCGAAACAGATAATTTGATGCCATTGCCATTAGAATTGTCACATCTACTATTAGAAGAATTAGCTGCTATCAGAAGAGAAGGTAAAGTAATGAAATATTTGCGTCCAGATTCAAAATCGCAAGTTACTATAGAGTATGATGACAACAATCAACCAATAAGAATTGATGCCATTGTTATTTCTACACAACACGACGATTTTGCTGCTGAAGCTAAAATGCTAAAACAAATTAAAGAAGATGTTATCAAAATCTTGATTCCTAGAGTATTGAAAAAACTACCTAAGAGAATTCAAAATCTTTTCGATGATAAAATCATTTATCACATCAATCCAACAGGAAAATTTGTAATTGGTGGACCACATGGTGATACTGGTTTAACAGGTAGAAAAATTATTGTAGATACTTATGGTGGAAAAGGAGCTCATGGTGGAGGTGCATTTTCTGGCAAAGATCCTTCTAAAGTTGACCGTTCTGCTGCTTATGCAACCAGACATATTGCTAAGCATTTAGTGGCTGCTGGTATTGCAGACGAAGCTCTAGTGCAAGTAGCGTATGCTATTGGTGTTGCACAACCAGTTGGTTTGTATGTTAATACTTTTGGTACTTCAAAAGTAAATATGACTGATGGCGAAATTGCTAAGAAAATTGCAACACTAAAAGAATTTGATATGCGTCCATATTTTATTGAGCAAAGATTTAATTTAAGAACGCCAATTTATAGCGAAACTGCTGCTTATGGTCACATGGGAAGAAAATCTAAAAAAGTAACCAAAGTATTTAATAAAGGAAAAGCTAACGAGTTAAAAGTAGAAGTTAAATTGTTTCCTTGGGAAGAGTTAAATGCAGTAGATGTTGTTAAAAAAGCATTTAAACTGAAATAA
- a CDS encoding fumarylacetoacetate hydrolase family protein: MKIFCIGLNYKKHIEEMKHFAYPENPVVFMKPPTALLKNNQDFYYPAFSNDVHYEGEVVLRIGKNGKKIQEKFATNYIDSFTLGFDFTARDVQAQLKKNGWPWEIAKGFDGAAFIGDFLPYENKAINFEIKKNNQTVQIGNTNDLIFSFERIISYISQFFTLQQGDLIFTGTPEGVGPVQIGDELQAFINEKCITTCTIK, encoded by the coding sequence ATGAAAATATTTTGCATCGGATTAAATTACAAAAAACACATCGAAGAGATGAAGCACTTTGCTTATCCAGAAAATCCTGTGGTGTTTATGAAACCACCAACAGCACTACTAAAAAACAATCAAGATTTTTACTATCCAGCTTTTTCTAATGATGTACATTACGAAGGCGAAGTCGTTTTGAGAATTGGCAAGAACGGAAAAAAAATTCAAGAAAAGTTTGCTACTAACTATATCGACTCATTTACTTTAGGTTTTGATTTTACTGCACGAGATGTACAAGCTCAACTTAAAAAAAATGGATGGCCGTGGGAAATTGCTAAAGGTTTTGATGGTGCTGCTTTTATTGGCGATTTTTTACCTTATGAAAATAAAGCAATTAATTTTGAAATCAAAAAAAATAATCAAACAGTACAAATAGGCAATACCAACGATTTAATCTTTTCTTTTGAAAGAATTATTAGCTATATCTCCCAATTTTTTACTTTACAACAAGGCGATTTAATCTTTACAGGAACGCCAGAAGGTGTTGGCCCAGTGCAAATAGGTGATGAACTTCAAGCATTTATTAACGAAAAATGTATCACAACTTGCACGATTAAATAA
- a CDS encoding aminoacyl-tRNA hydrolase: MKYLIVGLGNIGAEYNNTRHNIGFNIVDAIAQELDAKFSIERHAIYSNTKYKGKQIHLIKPTTYMNLSGKALKFWMNELKINQENVLVIVDDLALPFGQIRLKGKGTHAGHNGLKDIEAVLTNNQYPRLRFGIGNNFSKGKQVDFVLGKWSDAELKQLEERVNIAKDAALSFCTDGLNNTMNKYNNI, translated from the coding sequence ATGAAATATTTAATCGTAGGTTTAGGAAATATAGGAGCAGAATACAACAATACCAGACACAATATTGGTTTTAATATTGTTGATGCCATTGCACAAGAACTCGATGCAAAATTCAGCATAGAACGACATGCTATTTATAGCAATACCAAGTATAAAGGCAAGCAAATTCATTTAATTAAGCCAACTACATATATGAATTTAAGTGGAAAAGCATTGAAATTTTGGATGAATGAATTAAAAATCAATCAAGAAAATGTATTGGTTATTGTAGATGATTTGGCATTGCCATTTGGTCAAATTAGATTAAAAGGCAAAGGAACACATGCTGGTCATAATGGACTTAAAGATATTGAAGCAGTACTGACTAACAATCAATATCCAAGATTGCGATTTGGTATTGGCAACAATTTTTCCAAAGGGAAGCAAGTCGATTTTGTACTAGGAAAATGGTCAGATGCAGAATTAAAGCAATTGGAAGAAAGAGTAAATATTGCTAAAGATGCTGCTTTATCTTTCTGTACAGATGGATTAAATAATACGATGAATAAATATAATAATATTTAA
- a CDS encoding glycosyltransferase family 39 protein — translation MSSNYKGILVLIFFLVFFFFYYDIATILNHNIQGAHIWRQADCMAMVQNFKQFNLSFFQPASYNLQSTNGNVAGEFPLFYFIASKFEHSAFVLRLINFIVLSCSLIAIYFIAYFFIKKQRYALIITMLMCASPLLMYYGTNFLSDATAVSFLFISFSFYLYNYKNSINKYLAILFFILAVLMKASYVLFIIVPLYFYYRENKNTSHFKYIICILLILFLPILWYTYAKYYNHINHDSYYFLSIQPIWTMSFYDIGLSIWRVFKSNFYIFFLPVFSIATIIVFITSVIKNKKSIILKYTTIVFATTILYAILFLEKFIQHDYYYLFFMPFILMVLIQAVFWITNKVKNTKLIIIVFILVLIFNLYYCKKTISAMQTYSTVSSVLSSDEFQEFLLKNNCTSNKTVFCADDGSPNIYLYAIQRKGYTLYNVEHNQDISHYDFILTRDKNKLKKQNNTTVNYKGFYLVKKGVALQPY, via the coding sequence ATGTCATCAAACTATAAAGGCATTCTTGTATTAATTTTTTTTCTAGTATTTTTTTTCTTTTACTATGATATTGCTACTATTTTAAATCATAATATACAAGGTGCCCACATTTGGCGACAAGCAGATTGTATGGCGATGGTGCAAAATTTCAAGCAGTTTAACTTGTCCTTTTTTCAACCAGCAAGCTATAATTTACAATCGACGAATGGAAATGTTGCAGGTGAATTTCCTTTGTTTTATTTTATTGCTTCTAAATTTGAGCATAGTGCTTTTGTATTACGATTAATTAATTTTATAGTATTGAGTTGTTCATTAATAGCGATTTATTTCATTGCTTACTTCTTTATAAAAAAACAACGATATGCATTAATTATAACAATGCTAATGTGTGCTTCGCCTTTGTTAATGTACTATGGAACTAATTTTTTAAGCGATGCAACAGCAGTATCTTTTTTATTTATTTCATTTTCATTCTATTTATATAATTATAAAAATAGTATAAATAAATATTTAGCTATTTTGTTTTTTATACTTGCTGTTTTAATGAAAGCAAGTTATGTTTTGTTTATTATAGTACCACTCTATTTTTACTATAGAGAAAACAAAAACACTTCTCATTTTAAATATATTATCTGTATTTTATTGATATTGTTTTTGCCAATTTTATGGTATACTTATGCAAAATATTACAATCACATTAATCACGACTCGTATTACTTTTTATCTATACAACCAATTTGGACAATGTCTTTTTACGATATAGGTTTAAGTATTTGGCGAGTGTTTAAATCTAATTTTTATATTTTCTTTTTACCTGTTTTTTCAATTGCAACAATAATTGTTTTTATTACTAGTGTAATTAAAAATAAAAAATCAATTATATTAAAATATACCACTATTGTATTTGCTACGACTATTTTATATGCTATCTTATTTCTAGAAAAATTTATTCAGCACGATTATTATTACTTGTTTTTTATGCCATTTATTTTAATGGTATTGATACAAGCTGTATTTTGGATAACTAATAAAGTAAAGAATACAAAATTAATAATTATAGTATTTATTTTAGTATTGATTTTTAACCTATACTACTGTAAAAAAACTATTAGTGCAATGCAAACCTATAGTACTGTAAGTTCAGTTCTGTCTAGTGATGAATTTCAAGAATTTCTCTTAAAAAATAATTGTACATCAAATAAAACAGTTTTTTGTGCAGATGATGGCAGTCCGAATATTTATTTATATGCTATACAACGCAAAGGATATACGCTGTATAATGTAGAGCATAATCAAGACATTAGTCACTACGATTTTATATTAACTAGAGATAAAAACAAACTCAAAAAACAAAACAATACTACAGTAAACTACAAAGGGTTTTATTTAGTAAAGAAAGGCGTAGCACTTCAACCTTATTAG